A genomic segment from Pistricoccus aurantiacus encodes:
- a CDS encoding DUF3275 family protein produces the protein MADIYQAITDQILESLEQGDVPWIGKPWDPSSRVPQIPCNAFSGRAYGGINIPLLWSMAEKRGYSQDRWLTFRQAKEAGGTVRRGERSTLACFYKPMKRAVVDDDGEPVLDEDGEPQEKRFAILRGFNLFNIDQCDGLPDKILNPPTTSVEGFDSVDGLDDFISGCGIKVVHSLDRESAAYYPKQDRVLLPAKERFHDAEGYYSVALHELTHATGHESRLARLGITDFDGYGTPQYAFEELVAQMGSAFLCGHFGIRNEAHDSAYIASWIQALQEDKRTIFRASGAARLASEYLKQAYQENRAPTSTNEPQQESTAKATPARRPEADNQDIELFGHQWPLGSSVKLDATVDRATFRAQTLRLKQLGYRFDASTQTWTYSAAA, from the coding sequence ATGGCCGACATCTACCAGGCAATCACCGATCAGATTCTGGAAAGTCTCGAGCAGGGCGATGTGCCCTGGATCGGGAAACCCTGGGATCCATCCAGTCGGGTTCCACAAATACCGTGCAACGCCTTCTCCGGTCGAGCCTACGGCGGGATCAATATCCCACTGCTCTGGAGCATGGCTGAAAAGCGCGGTTACTCGCAGGACCGCTGGCTCACCTTTCGCCAGGCGAAAGAGGCTGGTGGGACAGTACGCAGAGGCGAGCGCAGTACGCTTGCCTGCTTCTATAAACCCATGAAACGAGCAGTCGTCGATGACGACGGCGAGCCTGTTCTGGATGAGGACGGCGAACCACAGGAGAAGCGCTTTGCGATTCTGCGGGGATTCAACCTCTTCAACATTGATCAGTGTGACGGTCTGCCTGACAAGATCCTCAATCCGCCTACGACATCGGTCGAGGGTTTCGACAGCGTCGATGGGCTGGATGACTTCATCAGCGGCTGTGGCATCAAGGTCGTGCATTCACTCGACAGGGAGTCAGCGGCGTACTACCCCAAGCAGGATCGTGTACTGCTGCCGGCGAAGGAGCGGTTTCACGATGCAGAAGGGTATTACAGCGTTGCGTTACATGAACTGACGCACGCGACCGGGCATGAATCACGCCTGGCACGGCTCGGAATCACCGACTTCGACGGCTATGGGACACCCCAATACGCCTTCGAGGAGCTGGTCGCGCAGATGGGCAGCGCCTTTCTGTGTGGCCATTTCGGGATACGCAACGAAGCGCACGATTCCGCCTACATCGCCAGCTGGATTCAGGCGCTGCAGGAGGACAAGCGCACGATCTTTCGTGCATCCGGGGCGGCACGTTTGGCGTCGGAATACCTGAAGCAGGCGTATCAGGAAAACCGTGCGCCGACATCAACTAATGAACCGCAACAGGAAAGCACCGCCAAGGCGACACCGGCGCGGCGACCTGAAGCGGACAACCAGGACATTGAGCTGTTTGGCCACCAATGGCCACTAGGCAGCAGCGTCAAGCTGGATGCCACCGTGGACCGGGCAACGTTTCGAGCGCAGACCCTGCGTTTGAAGCAGCTGGGCTATCGATTCGATGCTTCAACGCAGACGTGGACCTACTCGGCAGCCGCCTGA
- a CDS encoding DUF499 domain-containing protein — MRNVLSTCQPRPEILAGTFNPEIFTASLSKVLGDYRKGEAREGATSLYSDPVAFFRDATHPTLGLCTILDNALARLTNGDLSRPAMQRLDTAFGGGKTHTLIALAHAAMQGQPLADHMAGILAPERLPAPGQVQVVGIIGDTVDTLRETAGGAAPKPNTLWWMIAQQTLSSEQQASIQSRLDDASAPASDEFFETLFGDRPTLIIIDEIAQYLSRMEAAFPGVGAEQSAAFLMSLSTYAAGRANVSVVLSLASATNAFGDFNKLIRKLQSTHSMSTAEAEAVVREAQRGVLDVVNRTSEATTPVQEGDLSRIMAKRLFVSVDHAAASEVASAFIETYRQAGTDLPAGANDPQLHDRLVAHYPFHPTLIEFLSEELAQVESFQGTRGLLRTLARAVRRIWEARLAIPLIQTGHIDLSDSTIRNELLGKTENSDLVPVLDSDISKASGTQATSRTVAGELDAANPHPDGYPVHEWAWRVVFLHSLIGRGGGLQDEKFGIDMTSAVYEMASPAIKPATVRSALETIEREANYLRERNGRLYADTVPTLNNILRRIEGNVAHAEAMTRVEQVVRSLIKGSSVFDVHPNIDNSEGIPDKTPKPQLGILAFEVEEMDPSHFIERRGDAVRQYQNQVFLLAPSTTHIAGTTWTESRTHQEHRTRQNILTLARKAISLERLKENPENWGVSHEQLQKGEFKERAAKSPAELRTAIDESYRFLIYPGREGGRVVVRDLGKRGTGPTAGGSGGMHLEDAILKQLADEGELITDERASTAEAITLLGKLFFDSLKQVNVSDLIERFATRRNWPILQRPALLATVLVEGAKRSSWCLGHMPDKDSHKPDPLYHKDNPPPLTVEPLEKGGEGWILCTKEHAKQLGWLESIVRDPNTVGAWIRQVIDSRDQVDLGQLPQIIEQEHDKVDAHVYQQQLENLFAQRQLVAYPQEAFNEEGDADPEQAMTGDSVPVGGITSGIVVPYQTAQARSWITKPKVENRSFVLRTPEKIKQLFNLLSGTGLAQSQTEVQTLQIGAETPDKGRFQLILGPTTVGALVESRALFAALNNRLRFTTEQHQVRLTLGELDKNCKFTQLLEQLEG; from the coding sequence ATGCGCAATGTCCTTTCCACCTGTCAGCCACGCCCCGAGATCCTGGCGGGCACCTTCAACCCTGAGATCTTCACCGCCAGCCTGAGCAAGGTGCTGGGTGACTATCGCAAGGGGGAAGCTCGCGAGGGAGCCACTTCGCTCTACTCCGACCCGGTGGCCTTCTTCCGCGATGCCACGCACCCGACCCTGGGGTTGTGCACCATCCTGGACAACGCCCTGGCGCGGCTGACCAACGGTGACCTGTCGCGTCCAGCAATGCAGCGTCTGGACACGGCCTTTGGTGGCGGCAAGACCCATACCCTGATCGCTTTGGCCCATGCCGCCATGCAGGGGCAGCCGCTGGCCGATCACATGGCCGGCATCCTCGCGCCCGAGCGCTTGCCGGCGCCGGGCCAGGTGCAGGTGGTTGGAATCATTGGTGACACCGTGGATACGCTGCGTGAAACTGCCGGTGGCGCTGCGCCCAAACCGAATACCCTGTGGTGGATGATCGCCCAGCAGACGCTCTCCTCGGAGCAGCAGGCCTCGATTCAGTCGCGCCTAGACGATGCCTCGGCGCCGGCGTCGGATGAGTTCTTCGAGACGCTGTTCGGCGACCGACCGACGCTGATTATCATCGACGAGATCGCCCAGTATCTCTCACGCATGGAGGCCGCCTTCCCGGGCGTCGGGGCCGAGCAGTCGGCTGCCTTCCTGATGTCGCTCTCCACTTACGCAGCGGGCCGTGCCAATGTGTCGGTGGTGCTGAGCTTGGCCTCGGCCACCAACGCCTTCGGCGACTTCAACAAGTTGATCCGCAAGCTGCAGTCCACTCATAGCATGAGCACGGCCGAGGCCGAAGCTGTGGTGCGCGAGGCGCAGCGCGGCGTGCTGGATGTGGTCAACCGAACCTCGGAGGCCACCACCCCGGTGCAAGAGGGCGATCTCTCCCGCATCATGGCCAAGCGCTTGTTTGTCTCCGTGGATCATGCGGCAGCCAGTGAAGTGGCCTCGGCATTTATCGAGACCTACCGCCAGGCTGGTACCGATCTTCCTGCCGGTGCCAATGACCCGCAGCTGCACGATCGTCTGGTGGCGCACTATCCGTTCCACCCCACGCTGATCGAGTTTCTCTCAGAGGAGCTGGCCCAGGTGGAGAGCTTCCAGGGCACCCGCGGCTTGCTGCGTACCCTGGCGCGCGCCGTGCGCCGTATCTGGGAGGCCAGATTGGCCATCCCCTTGATCCAGACCGGCCATATCGACCTCTCGGACAGCACCATCCGCAATGAGCTGCTGGGCAAGACCGAGAACAGCGACCTCGTCCCCGTGCTGGACTCCGATATCAGCAAGGCTTCTGGCACCCAGGCCACCAGCCGCACTGTGGCTGGCGAGCTGGATGCCGCCAACCCCCATCCCGATGGCTACCCGGTTCACGAGTGGGCCTGGCGCGTGGTCTTCCTGCACAGCCTGATCGGTCGCGGAGGTGGCCTGCAGGACGAGAAGTTCGGCATCGACATGACCTCGGCGGTCTATGAGATGGCCTCGCCTGCCATCAAGCCCGCTACCGTGCGCTCGGCGCTGGAAACCATCGAGCGAGAGGCCAACTACCTGCGTGAGCGCAATGGGCGCCTCTACGCCGATACCGTGCCGACTCTCAACAACATTCTGCGCCGCATCGAGGGCAACGTCGCTCATGCCGAAGCGATGACGCGGGTCGAGCAGGTGGTGCGCAGCCTGATCAAGGGCTCCTCGGTGTTCGATGTTCACCCCAACATCGATAACAGCGAAGGCATCCCTGACAAGACCCCCAAGCCGCAGCTGGGCATCCTCGCCTTCGAGGTGGAAGAGATGGACCCGTCGCACTTCATCGAGCGGCGCGGTGACGCGGTGCGTCAGTACCAGAACCAGGTCTTCCTGCTGGCCCCCAGCACCACTCATATCGCCGGCACTACCTGGACGGAATCGCGCACCCACCAGGAGCACCGAACCCGGCAGAACATCCTCACCCTGGCGCGCAAGGCGATCTCCCTGGAGCGCCTCAAGGAGAACCCCGAGAACTGGGGCGTCAGCCATGAGCAGCTGCAGAAGGGCGAGTTCAAGGAACGCGCCGCCAAGAGTCCGGCCGAGCTCCGCACCGCCATCGACGAAAGCTACCGCTTCCTGATTTACCCGGGCCGTGAGGGCGGCCGAGTCGTGGTCCGCGATCTCGGCAAGCGCGGCACGGGTCCTACTGCGGGTGGCTCCGGCGGTATGCACCTGGAGGATGCCATCCTCAAGCAGCTGGCCGATGAGGGAGAGCTGATCACCGATGAGCGCGCCTCCACGGCCGAGGCCATCACTCTTTTGGGGAAGCTGTTCTTCGATAGCCTCAAGCAGGTCAACGTCAGCGACTTGATCGAGCGCTTCGCGACTCGCCGGAACTGGCCGATCCTGCAGCGCCCCGCGCTGTTGGCCACCGTGCTGGTGGAAGGCGCCAAGCGCAGCAGCTGGTGCCTTGGCCATATGCCCGACAAGGACAGCCACAAGCCTGATCCGCTCTACCATAAAGACAACCCGCCTCCGCTCACGGTAGAGCCTCTAGAGAAAGGTGGTGAAGGCTGGATCCTCTGCACCAAGGAGCATGCCAAGCAGCTTGGCTGGCTGGAGAGCATTGTCCGCGATCCCAACACCGTGGGTGCCTGGATACGCCAGGTGATCGATAGCCGTGATCAGGTCGATCTCGGCCAATTGCCGCAGATCATCGAGCAGGAGCACGACAAGGTCGATGCTCACGTCTACCAGCAGCAGTTGGAAAACCTCTTCGCCCAGCGGCAGCTGGTGGCCTACCCGCAGGAGGCCTTCAATGAAGAGGGTGACGCCGACCCTGAGCAAGCGATGACCGGCGACAGCGTACCGGTGGGGGGCATCACCAGCGGTATCGTGGTGCCCTACCAGACGGCCCAGGCCCGCAGCTGGATCACCAAGCCCAAGGTAGAGAACCGCTCCTTCGTGCTGCGCACGCCCGAGAAGATCAAGCAGCTGTTCAACCTGCTCTCCGGTACCGGCCTCGCTCAGTCGCAAACCGAGGTGCAGACGCTGCAGATTGGTGCGGAAACCCCCGACAAGGGCCGCTTCCAGCTCATCCTGGGCCCGACCACCGTAGGCGCCCTGGTCGAGAGCCGTGCCCTCTTTGCGGCGCTGAACAATCGTTTGCGCTTTACTACCGAGCAGCATCAGGTTCGCCTGACGCTGGGTGAGCTGGACAAGAACTGCAAGTTCACCCAGCTGCTTGAGCAACTGGAAGGATAA
- a CDS encoding JAB domain-containing protein produces the protein MSNLMVKQSDGRYTPADQEQIISAAYRVLESKWLPKGAKLTCPTRVREYLTMHLSEKEHEVFCVLFLDSQHRAISFDEMFQGTIDSASVYPREVVKRALQHNAGAVILAHNHPSGDPEPSAADRRITTRLVEALGLIECRVLDHFIVGRQPAYSFAEHGLL, from the coding sequence ATGTCCAATCTCATGGTCAAGCAGTCTGACGGTCGTTACACCCCAGCGGACCAGGAGCAGATCATATCTGCTGCGTACAGAGTCCTGGAAAGCAAGTGGCTTCCAAAGGGAGCCAAACTAACGTGCCCGACAAGGGTTCGTGAATACCTCACGATGCATCTCTCTGAGAAAGAGCATGAGGTGTTTTGCGTCCTCTTCCTGGACTCACAACATCGAGCGATCTCGTTTGATGAGATGTTCCAGGGAACAATCGACTCAGCCAGCGTCTACCCTCGCGAGGTGGTCAAGCGCGCCCTTCAGCACAATGCAGGGGCTGTAATACTCGCGCACAACCACCCAAGCGGTGACCCTGAGCCCAGCGCCGCCGATCGTCGCATTACGACAAGGTTGGTCGAGGCGCTGGGACTGATCGAGTGCCGTGTGCTCGATCACTTCATCGTTGGCCGACAGCCGGCGTATTCGTTCGCCGAACACGGCCTGCTCTAG
- a CDS encoding conjugal transfer protein TraG N-terminal domain-containing protein, with translation MEMAIIICLPFVMAVYIYSFKVAGMATFGLFALWFLTFWWEPARWINSNLMDLLYCSNAAKLSFLSVANNLYDRMVLQFVEGMMFLVLPGLWVGVLGWAGMRVDDSLGRSVTQSTSSSQSAGQTNPIERLWGGSWGRNSRRGYYVFGSLRPLSLSDTPQGSS, from the coding sequence ATGGAGATGGCCATCATCATCTGCCTGCCGTTCGTCATGGCTGTCTACATCTACAGCTTCAAGGTCGCCGGCATGGCCACTTTCGGGCTCTTCGCCCTGTGGTTCCTGACCTTCTGGTGGGAGCCTGCACGCTGGATCAATTCCAACCTGATGGACCTGCTCTACTGTAGCAACGCCGCCAAGCTTAGCTTTCTCTCCGTCGCCAACAACCTCTACGACCGCATGGTGCTGCAGTTCGTGGAGGGGATGATGTTTCTGGTGCTGCCTGGACTCTGGGTCGGAGTACTGGGATGGGCAGGGATGAGGGTGGATGACTCCCTGGGCCGGAGCGTGACCCAATCCACATCTTCATCACAAAGTGCCGGGCAGACAAACCCAATCGAGCGTCTCTGGGGGGGAAGCTGGGGTAGAAATAGTCGAAGGGGTTACTACGTTTTTGGCAGCTTGCGGCCACTGAGTTTGTCGGATACGCCCCAAGGGAGTTCATAG
- a CDS encoding DUF1156 domain-containing protein, translating into MDFSNDQRLIEAGFPCHQVGAETQRERGASSALPPLYYLHVWWARRPLTPSRAAILASLLPAGSSPSQFIQKLGIEVLCVNFSGSEWVLDDAGLLARVEEHTDGEMSLIVDRYVYNRHQKEKERRGKHRCLLEEKMQADPSLRQDEVVKHWYHECADLPDISMGMSLPVIRKPGDPAWAKERIDLESRLKIRTQEDKYKYPRAYSHAVTPDMQGFTVLDPTSGGGSIPFEALRLGCKVVANEINPVASVILKATLDYPVRFGEELADHIKLWGDQLSKSVNDRLAQFYPATKFSPENLSFPSGLHDFEVDKLCEEKLDGFLFCRQVICPHCNGEAPLLNSFWLSKSGEKWAVKIKPQSDKTVRFDPICLSSEGVSISANDLDAGTVSRGVGQCVHCHQAISGDEIKRQARGESELGQWQDTLYCVVGVRRVAKLEKNGKPARYTSGERKGELKTSKYRYFRAPNQSDLEALKAAAEELEERRLDFEMKGLVPNESFPPGNDMRPVNYGMPTWADMFTPRQLLGHLTVMDALQDAKPKILAELGEEKGKAVVTYLQFATDKVVDYNSRQNRWIPQRGTISGTFSRHDFSLKWTFGEMAYTGASSGIRWGVSQAVDAYEGIEELVRERGREGLKSGDLLQVQGSATDMSSVDDASVDAVVMDPPYYDNVQYSELSDFYYVWQKKTLGDLYPGWFDHEVTDKALEAVANPARDGSAKGAKARYEELMQGIFAESKRVLKPEGIMTLMFTHKSSDAWETLTNSLIQSGWDITATYPVDSEFGASTHQLNLAAAASTIFIACRPSDRGDREPSSWAYEVKGKLEAAVREGLGEFERLKLNPVDRMIASWGRALRVYSAHWPVQDGDEDVPPTRAMQEAARVVAEEEVSRLSGGLVTVDDLDAESRLAVIALGINGLGDFAFDDALQMSRSLNFRLQNRNGNYRVSDDMVAYANVGEDERAAPLAIKGNKLRLLKPEERAAARLENPQTLWDVLGGLIVTYRDGGIVAARNFLTQHGKRDSDALRGLLKVWAKECRDDELKREAQLIDYEL; encoded by the coding sequence ATGGATTTCAGCAACGACCAGCGCCTGATTGAAGCCGGCTTTCCCTGCCACCAGGTGGGGGCGGAGACCCAGCGTGAGCGCGGTGCCAGCTCGGCGCTGCCGCCGCTCTACTATCTGCATGTCTGGTGGGCACGTCGCCCACTGACGCCCAGCCGCGCGGCCATCCTAGCGTCTTTGCTGCCGGCAGGTTCGAGTCCTAGTCAGTTTATTCAGAAGCTTGGTATTGAAGTTTTATGTGTCAATTTTTCAGGCTCGGAGTGGGTGCTTGATGATGCTGGTCTTCTTGCTCGGGTAGAAGAGCACACTGATGGTGAGATGTCATTGATCGTAGATCGCTACGTTTATAACCGGCACCAGAAAGAGAAAGAAAGGAGGGGTAAGCATCGCTGCTTGCTTGAGGAAAAAATGCAGGCAGACCCATCTCTTAGGCAGGATGAAGTTGTGAAGCACTGGTATCATGAATGCGCTGATCTCCCGGATATTTCCATGGGGATGAGCCTGCCAGTGATAAGAAAGCCAGGAGACCCTGCATGGGCAAAAGAAAGGATTGATCTTGAGTCACGGCTGAAGATAAGAACGCAGGAGGATAAATATAAGTATCCTAGAGCGTACTCGCATGCTGTGACTCCAGACATGCAGGGATTTACTGTGTTGGACCCAACTTCAGGAGGGGGATCTATTCCTTTTGAGGCTCTTCGGCTGGGGTGCAAGGTTGTAGCAAATGAAATAAACCCTGTTGCCAGCGTGATTCTTAAGGCAACGCTTGATTACCCCGTAAGGTTTGGAGAAGAGCTTGCTGATCACATAAAGCTGTGGGGTGACCAGCTTTCTAAGTCGGTGAATGATCGATTGGCGCAGTTTTATCCTGCTACCAAGTTTTCTCCTGAGAATCTGTCGTTTCCATCTGGATTGCATGATTTCGAAGTTGATAAGCTATGTGAGGAGAAGCTGGATGGCTTCCTATTTTGTCGCCAAGTGATATGCCCCCACTGTAATGGAGAGGCTCCTCTTTTGAACTCCTTTTGGCTGTCAAAGTCCGGAGAAAAGTGGGCAGTAAAAATCAAACCTCAGAGTGATAAAACTGTCAGGTTTGATCCCATTTGCCTTTCATCAGAAGGAGTTTCCATTAGTGCTAATGACCTTGATGCTGGGACAGTTTCAAGGGGGGTAGGGCAGTGCGTTCATTGCCATCAAGCTATTTCTGGAGACGAGATAAAACGGCAAGCTAGAGGTGAGTCTGAGCTTGGGCAATGGCAGGACACTCTTTACTGCGTGGTGGGTGTTCGCCGGGTGGCTAAGCTAGAAAAGAATGGCAAGCCAGCTCGCTATACTTCTGGTGAACGTAAAGGAGAGCTAAAGACTAGTAAGTATCGTTACTTCCGCGCACCGAATCAATCCGACCTGGAAGCCTTAAAAGCTGCTGCGGAGGAGTTAGAAGAGCGTCGCCTGGATTTCGAGATGAAGGGCTTGGTTCCTAATGAGTCATTTCCGCCTGGGAACGACATGCGCCCGGTCAACTATGGGATGCCGACATGGGCGGATATGTTTACTCCTCGTCAGCTTCTTGGCCATCTTACAGTGATGGATGCTTTGCAGGATGCCAAGCCTAAAATTCTTGCCGAGCTGGGAGAGGAGAAAGGTAAGGCGGTAGTTACTTACCTACAATTTGCCACTGATAAGGTTGTAGATTATAACAGCCGGCAAAACCGCTGGATTCCCCAGCGAGGAACGATATCCGGAACATTTAGTCGCCATGATTTTTCTTTGAAGTGGACGTTTGGCGAGATGGCCTACACAGGAGCTTCTTCAGGTATAAGGTGGGGAGTTTCTCAGGCTGTTGATGCTTATGAGGGAATTGAAGAACTGGTTAGGGAGCGAGGAAGAGAAGGACTGAAATCCGGGGATCTTCTTCAGGTACAAGGGTCTGCAACCGACATGTCGAGTGTCGACGATGCTAGCGTCGATGCCGTGGTGATGGACCCTCCCTATTACGATAACGTCCAGTACAGTGAGCTTTCCGACTTCTACTACGTCTGGCAGAAAAAGACGCTGGGTGACCTTTACCCTGGTTGGTTCGATCACGAAGTGACCGATAAAGCACTGGAGGCTGTTGCCAACCCGGCCCGCGATGGCTCTGCTAAAGGTGCTAAGGCTCGCTATGAAGAGCTGATGCAGGGCATCTTTGCCGAGAGCAAGCGGGTGCTCAAGCCGGAAGGCATCATGACACTGATGTTTACCCACAAGAGCTCCGATGCCTGGGAGACTTTGACCAACTCCCTGATCCAGTCCGGCTGGGATATTACGGCGACTTACCCGGTCGATTCCGAGTTTGGCGCATCTACTCACCAGCTTAACCTCGCCGCAGCAGCATCGACGATCTTTATTGCCTGCCGTCCGTCAGACCGCGGGGATCGCGAACCCTCCAGCTGGGCCTATGAGGTCAAGGGCAAGCTGGAAGCTGCGGTGCGTGAAGGCCTGGGTGAGTTCGAGCGCCTCAAGCTCAACCCCGTCGATCGCATGATCGCCTCCTGGGGCCGCGCGCTGCGCGTCTACTCCGCCCATTGGCCAGTGCAGGATGGCGACGAGGACGTACCCCCCACCCGCGCCATGCAGGAAGCGGCCCGCGTCGTGGCCGAGGAAGAGGTCAGCCGCCTTTCCGGTGGCCTGGTCACCGTCGATGACCTGGACGCCGAATCCCGTCTTGCCGTGATCGCGCTCGGTATCAACGGGCTGGGCGACTTCGCCTTCGATGATGCTTTGCAGATGAGTCGCTCCCTCAACTTCCGTCTGCAGAACCGCAACGGCAACTACCGCGTCAGCGACGATATGGTGGCCTATGCCAACGTCGGCGAGGACGAGCGCGCCGCGCCTCTGGCCATCAAGGGTAACAAGCTGCGCTTGCTCAAGCCGGAAGAGCGTGCCGCTGCGCGTCTGGAGAATCCGCAGACCCTGTGGGATGTGCTGGGTGGCCTGATCGTCACCTATCGCGACGGCGGCATCGTGGCAGCGCGTAATTTCCTGACTCAGCATGGCAAGCGCGACAGCGATGCTCTGCGCGGCTTGCTCAAGGTATGGGCCAAGGAATGCCGCGACGATGAGCTCAAGCGCGAAGCCCAGCTGATCGATTACGAGCTGTAA
- a CDS encoding DUF4236 domain-containing protein: protein MGFRFQRRITLAPGIRLNLSKRGFGFSVGQRGAGLSVGPSGVHGHAGIPGTGLAYRQKLNTRSRPSSRSSPAATLEALLSRGESLPVRLDIDAEGGIHYSHGDGTPMSDDEARVLRRHAREPLREQLAQHCERLNADLDRLGRLHEETPFPRTNGYTTQDFMEAPPSSPALRQSPWWHPLWPPAKRRVEEENHRRQAAFNEAYRDWEWRKATHDEAEFARHLREGEGVLHDPDAMEQTLRERLEEIDWPRETAIDFDLGSDVSTIAVDIDLPCEDEMPDRYWTMPAKQIRLTPRRLSDTRQRKLYRDHVHGIAFRVLGAVFARLPAVQEARVSGYRQISDPATGGERDQYLLSVKVTREQWSRIHFDRLDQVDPVAAMEAFTLRRDMTKTGIYRDIEPFKLV from the coding sequence GTGGGGTTTCGCTTCCAGCGTCGCATCACTCTTGCCCCAGGAATTCGGCTCAACCTGAGCAAGCGGGGCTTCGGGTTCTCGGTGGGCCAGCGTGGAGCCGGTCTCAGCGTGGGGCCTAGCGGTGTGCACGGCCATGCGGGGATTCCCGGTACTGGTCTGGCTTATCGGCAGAAGCTCAATACTCGAAGCCGGCCAAGCAGTCGCTCAAGCCCCGCGGCAACCCTGGAGGCGCTGCTATCGCGAGGTGAATCGCTCCCTGTACGGCTCGATATCGATGCCGAGGGCGGCATCCACTATTCCCACGGTGACGGCACACCCATGAGTGACGACGAGGCTCGCGTGCTGCGACGACATGCAAGAGAGCCCCTGCGCGAGCAGTTGGCACAGCACTGCGAACGTCTGAACGCTGATCTGGACAGGCTGGGTCGCCTGCATGAGGAAACACCTTTCCCGCGCACCAATGGTTACACTACTCAGGACTTCATGGAAGCCCCGCCATCATCTCCAGCGCTGCGTCAGTCACCCTGGTGGCACCCGCTATGGCCGCCGGCAAAGCGTCGCGTCGAAGAGGAGAACCATCGCCGACAGGCTGCCTTCAACGAGGCCTACCGTGACTGGGAGTGGCGCAAGGCGACGCACGATGAGGCTGAGTTCGCACGCCACCTTCGCGAAGGGGAAGGCGTGCTGCATGACCCGGACGCCATGGAGCAGACGCTGCGTGAACGCCTGGAGGAGATCGACTGGCCCCGTGAAACCGCCATCGACTTCGATCTCGGCAGCGACGTCAGCACCATTGCCGTGGATATCGACCTCCCCTGCGAGGATGAGATGCCCGACCGCTACTGGACCATGCCTGCCAAGCAGATCAGGCTCACGCCCCGCCGGCTCAGCGACACCAGGCAGCGAAAGCTTTATCGGGACCACGTACACGGCATCGCCTTTCGCGTGCTGGGTGCTGTGTTCGCCCGCCTGCCCGCCGTGCAGGAGGCGAGGGTCTCCGGCTATCGCCAGATCTCTGACCCGGCCACCGGCGGCGAGCGCGACCAGTACCTGCTCAGCGTCAAGGTCACTCGCGAGCAGTGGAGCCGGATCCATTTCGACAGGCTGGACCAGGTGGATCCGGTAGCGGCCATGGAGGCTTTCACCCTGCGCCGCGACATGACCAAGACCGGTATCTACCGCGACATCGAGCCGTTCAAGCTGGTGTAG
- a CDS encoding DUF7680 family protein, protein MATPVTKAAPRARRKSSQADEAQLARLAKRSPYVLRLTRHKDLPPPVLIIKERIAPEDRDDTEGLTNPRAKHVERGVLHGESVRACLPVLKRILEEVKDEQGIPLGLERYMSAQGLKQTDLNFPLDEAAGARLALFFRLQSKVKDVDRIELIGRRVAMFSREEAVYWLANVTTADPALRSWATSGLRMLLCGEAGDKRVPRILEKVRARG, encoded by the coding sequence ATGGCTACCCCTGTCACCAAGGCGGCGCCCCGCGCCCGTCGCAAGAGCTCCCAGGCCGACGAAGCCCAGCTGGCCAGGCTGGCCAAGCGCTCGCCCTATGTGCTGCGCCTGACGCGCCACAAGGACCTGCCGCCGCCGGTGCTGATCATCAAGGAGCGCATCGCGCCCGAGGATCGTGACGACACCGAGGGGCTCACCAACCCACGCGCCAAACATGTGGAGCGCGGCGTGTTGCACGGCGAGAGCGTGCGCGCTTGCCTGCCAGTGCTCAAACGCATACTTGAAGAAGTGAAGGATGAGCAGGGGATCCCGCTGGGCCTGGAGCGCTATATGTCCGCCCAGGGGCTCAAGCAGACCGACCTGAATTTCCCTCTGGACGAAGCGGCCGGCGCCCGCCTGGCACTGTTTTTCCGCCTGCAGAGCAAGGTGAAGGACGTCGATCGCATCGAGCTGATCGGCCGCCGGGTGGCGATGTTCTCCCGGGAGGAGGCCGTCTACTGGCTGGCCAACGTGACTACAGCTGACCCAGCGCTGCGCAGCTGGGCCACCAGCGGGCTGCGTATGCTGCTGTGCGGTGAGGCCGGTGACAAGCGCGTGCCACGCATCCTGGAGAAAGTGCGTGCCCGCGGCTGA